A region of Thermococcus argininiproducens DNA encodes the following proteins:
- a CDS encoding radical SAM protein, producing the protein MKKLKVYIPGISFPSLSLTGNYCTLNCAHCGKHYLESMKKVEKSNLVEYCKNLEKEGYKGCLLSGGMDSRLKVPLDMYANEIKKIKKETKLKLNAHVGFIDESDLEWLKYVDVVSLDFVGEDDVIKRVYKIKKRVEDYLGIIELLTSNGIKVAPHITVGLDFGKIWWEYKAIELLAHYPVDVLVLDVLIPTRGTEMENTIPPSVDKSLEVVKYARDTFNGELSIGCMRPLGKWRLEFDRGAILIGVDRITNPPRKIIEWAKKIRDIEIIYECCVM; encoded by the coding sequence GTGAAAAAGCTTAAAGTTTATATTCCTGGAATCTCCTTTCCCTCTCTTTCACTTACGGGAAATTACTGCACACTAAACTGTGCTCATTGTGGAAAGCACTATCTTGAGAGTATGAAAAAAGTTGAAAAATCAAACCTTGTAGAGTACTGTAAGAACCTAGAAAAAGAAGGATACAAAGGGTGTCTCTTAAGCGGGGGAATGGATTCAAGACTAAAAGTACCTTTAGACATGTACGCCAATGAGATAAAGAAAATAAAAAAAGAAACAAAGCTCAAGCTCAATGCTCATGTGGGGTTCATCGATGAAAGTGACTTAGAGTGGTTAAAATACGTTGATGTGGTTTCTCTAGATTTTGTTGGGGAAGATGATGTCATCAAAAGAGTGTACAAAATCAAGAAACGAGTTGAAGATTACCTTGGAATAATTGAGCTATTGACATCAAATGGAATTAAAGTTGCCCCCCATATAACAGTGGGTCTTGATTTTGGGAAAATTTGGTGGGAGTACAAAGCTATTGAATTACTTGCCCACTATCCTGTTGATGTTCTTGTTCTTGATGTTCTAATCCCTACTAGAGGTACTGAAATGGAAAACACAATCCCCCCTTCTGTAGATAAATCCTTAGAAGTTGTTAAATATGCACGGGACACGTTCAATGGAGAGCTAAGCATTGGATGCATGAGGCCCCTTGGGAAATGGCGTTTAGAATTCGACAGGGGAGCCATATTAATAGGGGTTGACCGAATAACAAATCCACCAAGAAAAATTATTGAATGGGCAAAGAAAATAAGGGATATTGAAATTATCTATGAATGTTGTGTCATGTAA
- a CDS encoding calcium/sodium antiporter, with protein MAIEYIVTFGLFVLGLAMLIKGSDLFVEAATRVAKGFGVSEFLIALVLASIATTLPEVTTSAIAAYKGLGDIALGNAIGSALANIALILGVSSLIMPLDVDEIAWKNSLFMIGVTIYAWFLMRDLLISRVEGFSLILIYVGFLYYLYKKHITFEEAKEGKGNPKKEIAILFASGLIVVIGARLVVDSAVKIATALGVPEVVIGLTLVSIGTSLPEFANSLTATLKKIPNISVGNVVGANILDILMVIGIAALIRPIKVDHTIYTFIAPLTLFVMGILAISLRLNNRVGRKTSVVLLILYAYFVYALYF; from the coding sequence ATGGCGATAGAGTACATCGTAACTTTTGGTCTCTTCGTCCTAGGTTTGGCAATGTTGATCAAGGGAAGTGATTTATTTGTAGAAGCTGCAACAAGAGTGGCCAAAGGATTTGGGGTTAGCGAGTTTTTAATAGCCTTAGTGTTGGCTAGTATTGCCACAACGCTTCCAGAGGTTACAACCTCTGCAATAGCGGCTTATAAGGGACTTGGCGACATAGCACTTGGGAATGCTATTGGGAGTGCCTTAGCGAATATTGCCTTGATTTTAGGAGTTTCATCTCTTATAATGCCCCTTGATGTGGATGAAATAGCATGGAAAAACTCTCTTTTCATGATTGGCGTCACGATTTACGCGTGGTTTTTGATGAGGGATCTATTGATTTCAAGAGTTGAAGGGTTTTCTCTGATCTTGATCTATGTTGGATTTCTCTATTACCTCTATAAAAAGCATATAACCTTCGAAGAAGCCAAAGAAGGGAAAGGAAACCCCAAAAAAGAGATTGCAATCTTGTTTGCGAGTGGATTAATCGTAGTTATTGGAGCTAGACTTGTGGTAGACAGCGCTGTAAAGATTGCCACGGCTTTGGGGGTTCCAGAGGTAGTCATTGGATTAACACTAGTTTCTATAGGAACTTCCCTTCCGGAATTCGCAAATTCATTAACTGCTACGTTAAAGAAAATCCCCAATATAAGTGTTGGAAATGTCGTTGGAGCAAACATATTAGATATCTTAATGGTAATTGGTATTGCAGCATTAATCAGACCTATAAAGGTAGATCACACGATTTATACATTTATTGCACCATTAACTTTGTTCGTAATGGGGATACTCGCTATTTCTCTAAGGCTTAACAATAGGGTAGGACGAAAGACAAGTGTCGTGCTTTTAATTCTTTATGCATACTTTGTCTATGCTCTCTATTTCTAG
- the deoC gene encoding deoxyribose-phosphate aldolase: protein MNIAKYIDHTNLKSYATKEDIIKLCEEAKKYGFYAVCVNPYRVKLAKEHLKGTDIKVASVIGFPLGATPTEVKVFEAKKALENGADELDMVINIGALKDKDYEYVKKDIEDVVKVAHENGAIVKVIIETCYLTEEEKEIACKLAVEAGADFVKTSTGFGTGGATIEDVKLMRKIVGEKVGVKAAGGIRTYKQAIEMIRAGANRIGTSSGVKIVEGARNE from the coding sequence ATGAACATTGCCAAATATATCGACCATACAAACCTAAAATCTTATGCAACTAAGGAAGATATAATAAAACTATGTGAAGAAGCGAAGAAGTATGGATTTTATGCAGTCTGTGTAAATCCATATAGAGTAAAACTAGCAAAAGAGCACCTCAAGGGCACAGATATTAAGGTAGCAAGTGTAATAGGGTTCCCTCTAGGAGCAACACCCACAGAAGTAAAGGTTTTTGAAGCAAAAAAAGCTCTCGAAAATGGAGCAGATGAGCTTGACATGGTAATCAACATTGGAGCATTAAAGGATAAAGACTACGAATATGTCAAGAAGGATATAGAGGACGTTGTTAAAGTAGCACATGAAAATGGAGCAATAGTCAAAGTAATTATTGAGACATGCTATTTAACTGAGGAAGAAAAGGAGATTGCATGCAAACTTGCCGTGGAAGCTGGAGCTGATTTTGTTAAGACTTCAACCGGTTTTGGAACTGGTGGAGCTACTATTGAAGATGTAAAACTAATGCGCAAAATAGTTGGAGAAAAAGTAGGTGTCAAAGCAGCAGGGGGCATAAGAACTTACAAACAGGCCATAGAAATGATACGAGCAGGGGCAAATAGAATAGGTACTTCAAGTGGTGTAAAAATTGTCGAAGGGGCAAGAAATGAGTGA
- a CDS encoding family 4B encapsulin nanocompartment shell protein, which produces MSELLRLLTTVIREIEEDGFQPKIALVGPKFAEKGMKELKNLNLKVYIVEELNCDAIIGDPRFIGHLRKASRRVSLEPLMEEREFWEEMEEIQKL; this is translated from the coding sequence ATGAGTGAACTTTTAAGACTTTTAACAACTGTTATAAGAGAAATAGAAGAGGATGGTTTTCAGCCAAAAATCGCATTAGTTGGCCCTAAGTTTGCAGAAAAGGGTATGAAAGAGCTAAAAAATCTCAACTTAAAAGTATATATTGTAGAAGAATTAAACTGTGATGCAATAATTGGAGACCCACGGTTTATAGGACATCTCCGAAAGGCCTCAAGACGGGTGTCATTGGAACCATTAATGGAAGAAAGAGAGTTCTGGGAAGAAATGGAAGAAATACAAAAGCTCTAA
- a CDS encoding ECF transporter S component: protein MAIEAVAPYAKWIIIAVAVLYFAYLFILKKRVFEVAVGVALSGVMAALVAVVTMAIQVPTPLTSGYINIGDTMVMLVAVLFGPTIGAFAGGFGSAMADIITGYAHWAPFTLIIKGVEGFVIGYITSKKDDFTAILLATILGGGLMVLGYFFVEVYVYGWGGAIAEIPGNTLQAVTGIVVGGGLGHVIKRRIKDVLVSLQI from the coding sequence ATGGCGATTGAGGCAGTAGCCCCATACGCCAAATGGATTATAATTGCGGTGGCAGTGCTTTATTTTGCTTACTTGTTCATACTTAAAAAAAGAGTATTTGAGGTTGCAGTTGGAGTGGCACTTTCTGGAGTAATGGCGGCTCTTGTTGCAGTGGTTACAATGGCAATTCAAGTACCTACTCCTTTGACCAGTGGATACATTAACATTGGAGATACCATGGTAATGTTGGTAGCCGTTCTTTTTGGGCCCACCATAGGAGCCTTTGCCGGCGGTTTTGGATCAGCAATGGCAGACATTATAACTGGCTATGCTCACTGGGCACCATTTACTTTGATAATAAAAGGTGTAGAAGGATTCGTTATAGGATATATTACCTCCAAGAAAGATGATTTTACCGCAATACTCCTTGCAACGATCCTTGGTGGAGGTTTAATGGTTCTGGGCTACTTTTTTGTAGAAGTCTACGTTTATGGATGGGGCGGAGCCATAGCAGAGATTCCTGGAAATACTCTCCAAGCAGTCACTGGTATTGTGGTTGGCGGTGGCTTGGGACATGTTATAAAAAGAAGAATAAAGGACGTATTAGTATCTCTCCAAATTTAG
- a CDS encoding acetyl ornithine aminotransferase family protein, with protein sequence MVKGPQVKEIPGPKAREIIEKHHKYMATTTNDPNEYFLVIERTEGNYWIDVDGNRILDFSSGIGVLNAGLRNPKVVEALKEQLDKLIHGAGTDYYNPYQVALAEKLDSIAPGDFEKKTFLSNSGTEANEAAIKIAKWSTQRKLFIAFIGAFHGRTHGTMSLTASKPVHRSRMFPTMPGVEHVPYPNPYRNPWHVDGYEEPDELVNRVLEYIEDYLFAHYVPPEEVAGIIFEPIQGEGGYVVPPKNFFKELKKLAGKHGILLMDDEVQMGMGRTGKMFAIEHFGVAPDTISLAKALGGGVPIGATIFRKDLDFGISGVHSNTYGGNALACVAALTVIDELENGLIENAQKLEPLFKERLQEMYDKYEIIGDVRGLGLAWAIEFVKDRKSKEYASNERNQVVVEALKRGLATLGCGKSALRLIPPLTIDEEEAKIGLDILEEAIKAVVG encoded by the coding sequence ATGGTGAAGGGACCTCAGGTTAAAGAAATTCCGGGACCAAAAGCTAGGGAAATAATAGAGAAGCACCACAAGTACATGGCTACAACTACAAACGATCCAAATGAGTATTTCCTTGTTATAGAGAGGACTGAGGGAAACTACTGGATTGATGTGGATGGGAACAGAATTCTTGATTTCTCTTCTGGAATAGGTGTTCTTAACGCTGGTCTTAGAAACCCAAAGGTTGTTGAGGCTCTAAAGGAACAACTCGATAAGTTGATTCATGGAGCTGGAACTGACTACTATAATCCTTATCAAGTTGCATTGGCCGAAAAACTTGATAGCATTGCCCCAGGAGATTTTGAAAAGAAGACATTTCTCTCAAATAGTGGAACCGAGGCTAATGAGGCAGCTATAAAAATCGCAAAGTGGTCTACCCAAAGAAAACTCTTTATAGCATTTATCGGTGCGTTTCATGGAAGAACACATGGTACAATGAGTCTAACTGCAAGCAAACCTGTTCACAGGTCAAGAATGTTCCCAACAATGCCTGGTGTTGAGCATGTACCATATCCAAACCCTTACAGAAACCCGTGGCATGTTGATGGTTATGAGGAGCCAGATGAGCTTGTTAATAGAGTTCTTGAATACATAGAAGATTATCTCTTTGCTCATTATGTACCTCCTGAAGAGGTCGCTGGAATAATATTTGAGCCAATTCAAGGAGAAGGGGGTTATGTAGTACCACCAAAGAATTTCTTCAAGGAACTCAAGAAGCTTGCTGGGAAGCATGGAATACTGCTCATGGATGACGAAGTTCAGATGGGAATGGGAAGAACAGGTAAAATGTTTGCAATAGAACACTTTGGAGTGGCTCCAGACACTATAAGCCTTGCAAAGGCTCTTGGTGGGGGAGTTCCAATTGGTGCAACCATCTTCAGAAAAGATCTAGATTTTGGAATTTCGGGAGTTCACAGCAACACTTATGGAGGAAACGCCCTTGCATGTGTGGCTGCTTTGACAGTTATTGACGAGCTTGAAAATGGGCTAATCGAGAATGCCCAAAAACTTGAACCACTATTTAAAGAGAGGCTTCAGGAAATGTACGATAAATACGAGATTATTGGTGATGTTAGGGGTCTTGGTCTTGCATGGGCCATTGAATTCGTAAAAGACAGAAAGAGCAAAGAGTATGCAAGTAACGAAAGAAACCAAGTTGTAGTTGAAGCTCTCAAGAGAGGTCTTGCAACACTTGGGTGTGGAAAGAGTGCCTTAAGGCTGATCCCACCGCTCACCATTGATGAGGAAGAGGCTAAGATTGGTTTGGACATTCTCGAAGAGGCCATTAAGGCTGTTGTTGGCTGA
- the trxB gene encoding thioredoxin-disulfide reductase: MFSLGGLSQGGIDETKTWDVLIIGAGPAGFTAAIYSARYGFDTLIISKDIGGNVALTDIIENYPGFPDGVKGSELANRMHEQVKKLDVPIIFDEVERIDPAECAYYEGPCKFEVKTKNGKVYKARSVIITVGAEPRKLRVPGEDKFYGRGVSYCATCDGPLFKGKDVIVVGGGNTALQEALYLNEIGVNVTLVHRREQFRADKILQDRFKQKGIPTLLNTVVVEIKGDKKVESVVLKNVKTGEISEKKIDGVFVFIGYEPKTDFVKHLGITDEQGYIPVDMYMRTKIKGLFAAGDITNVFKQIAVAVGQGAVAANSVKELLENWKSQVQEE, from the coding sequence ATGTTCAGTTTGGGAGGTTTATCACAAGGCGGCATTGACGAGACAAAAACTTGGGACGTTCTAATAATTGGAGCAGGCCCTGCAGGATTTACAGCAGCTATATATTCAGCTCGTTATGGATTTGATACATTGATAATCTCAAAAGACATAGGGGGAAATGTTGCTCTCACAGACATCATTGAAAATTATCCTGGATTTCCAGATGGAGTGAAAGGCTCTGAACTAGCTAATAGGATGCATGAACAAGTAAAAAAGCTTGATGTGCCAATAATTTTTGATGAAGTAGAGAGGATAGATCCGGCAGAGTGTGCTTACTACGAGGGCCCATGTAAATTTGAAGTAAAAACAAAGAATGGGAAGGTCTACAAAGCTAGGAGTGTTATAATAACGGTGGGAGCCGAACCTAGAAAGCTTAGGGTTCCAGGGGAAGATAAATTCTATGGAAGAGGCGTTAGTTACTGTGCAACCTGTGATGGCCCCTTATTTAAGGGCAAGGATGTTATAGTTGTAGGTGGGGGAAATACTGCACTTCAGGAGGCCTTATATCTTAATGAAATCGGGGTTAATGTAACCCTAGTACACAGAAGAGAGCAGTTTAGAGCGGATAAAATACTTCAAGATAGATTCAAGCAGAAAGGAATTCCTACATTGTTGAACACTGTCGTTGTAGAAATCAAGGGAGACAAAAAAGTTGAAAGCGTTGTCTTGAAGAACGTTAAGACTGGTGAGATATCTGAGAAAAAAATTGATGGAGTATTCGTTTTCATAGGTTACGAGCCAAAAACTGATTTTGTTAAGCATTTGGGTATTACAGACGAGCAGGGGTATATACCTGTTGACATGTACATGAGAACAAAGATAAAAGGGCTTTTTGCTGCAGGTGATATAACAAATGTATTTAAGCAAATTGCAGTCGCAGTTGGTCAGGGAGCCGTTGCAGCAAACTCTGTAAAGGAGCTCTTGGAAAATTGGAAATCTCAGGTACAAGAAGAATAA
- a CDS encoding metal-dependent hydrolase, producing MNYNGHVLSGLLTYPLAVFFASFLKQYANIPFELSLMAMIFGYGVYVLGADLPDLDHPEALIHRGIKPIVSVFVGSAVFVRVRGYLSFGNETWMDESVAWAVGAFFAVGAWYAFSAMLPKHRGIVHSITFATIYGLSIFALCRHGLVFKFGEALFMGFVAFLGYVLHLIVDKEVKLI from the coding sequence ATGAATTATAATGGCCATGTTCTCAGTGGCCTTCTAACTTATCCCTTAGCAGTTTTTTTTGCATCTTTTCTAAAACAATATGCAAATATTCCGTTTGAATTGAGTTTGATGGCAATGATTTTTGGGTATGGCGTTTATGTTCTTGGAGCTGATTTACCTGATCTTGATCATCCAGAGGCACTAATACATAGAGGAATAAAACCTATAGTTTCAGTATTCGTAGGCAGTGCGGTATTCGTTAGGGTTAGAGGTTATCTTTCGTTCGGAAATGAGACCTGGATGGATGAAAGTGTTGCATGGGCAGTAGGAGCTTTTTTTGCAGTAGGGGCGTGGTATGCATTTTCTGCCATGCTCCCAAAACATAGAGGGATAGTACACTCTATTACCTTTGCCACAATTTACGGTTTATCCATCTTTGCCTTATGTAGACATGGGCTCGTTTTTAAATTTGGAGAGGCTTTATTTATGGGGTTTGTAGCCTTTCTAGGGTATGTTCTTCATTTAATAGTGGATAAAGAGGTGAAATTAATTTAG
- a CDS encoding ATPase, with translation MERPSTLKVYSPPSYEVYGLAKNPFEQLASEGIEDVESIHVYQEVDMRLSMIISEVIGNKSSIAFSLVGPLGMGKTQRLKSIHKTISEQGGKAIYIKVDTNDILKLTRDMFNGLKPPKTRTNIFLENLSRKLGFIDRLEKMLSSTKEYKSRDIAEMLTKELSKYPYSTVLLDELENMQTASEEEKILFFEMLRHFISNMPPGCIVGFACIPNAYEEYSKIFPAFFMRLHYEFKLRPMSLDETFELVKKRLNKVRIRDTDDPVYPFTDEAIRLIHQLAKGNPRQILRLLHYVLSEASKHKFDPIDDYVVTTILEEPKNLEEYLMRIPKDYRDLVETIVYQFNGGPASYIQIAKEVKKPGVQVYDHLEELIRLGFLVGDPKGNYKVPDYVRKFLEEQEVEEKQ, from the coding sequence ATGGAAAGGCCTAGCACACTTAAAGTTTATTCCCCTCCATCTTATGAAGTATATGGTCTAGCAAAAAATCCTTTTGAACAATTGGCAAGTGAAGGAATAGAAGACGTAGAGAGTATACACGTTTACCAAGAGGTGGATATGCGCTTATCCATGATAATCTCAGAGGTAATTGGGAATAAAAGTTCAATAGCATTTTCTTTAGTGGGTCCTTTAGGAATGGGAAAAACCCAGAGACTTAAAAGTATTCATAAGACTATATCAGAGCAAGGAGGAAAGGCAATTTATATTAAAGTCGATACAAATGATATCTTAAAACTCACGCGAGACATGTTTAATGGCTTAAAGCCACCAAAAACCAGGACCAATATCTTTCTTGAAAACCTTTCCCGAAAGTTAGGTTTTATAGATCGTCTTGAAAAGATGCTATCTTCAACTAAAGAGTATAAATCGAGAGATATTGCTGAAATGCTGACAAAAGAATTGAGTAAGTATCCTTATTCTACAGTGCTTCTTGATGAGTTGGAAAATATGCAAACGGCAAGTGAAGAAGAAAAGATTCTCTTTTTTGAAATGTTAAGGCACTTTATAAGCAACATGCCCCCTGGGTGTATCGTTGGTTTTGCCTGTATACCTAACGCCTATGAGGAGTACTCAAAAATTTTCCCCGCCTTTTTTATGAGATTGCATTATGAATTTAAGTTAAGACCAATGAGTCTTGATGAAACTTTTGAACTCGTTAAGAAGAGGCTTAATAAAGTTAGGATTAGAGATACCGATGATCCGGTGTATCCATTTACTGATGAGGCGATAAGACTTATTCACCAACTTGCAAAGGGCAATCCGAGACAAATCTTAAGGCTTCTCCATTATGTATTAAGTGAAGCCAGTAAGCATAAATTTGACCCAATAGATGACTATGTGGTTACAACCATACTGGAAGAGCCCAAAAACTTGGAAGAATATTTGATGAGAATACCAAAAGATTACAGGGATTTAGTAGAAACTATAGTATACCAGTTCAATGGAGGACCGGCGAGTTATATTCAGATAGCTAAAGAAGTGAAAAAGCCAGGAGTTCAGGTTTATGACCACTTAGAAGAACTAATAAGATTGGGCTTTTTAGTAGGAGATCCAAAGGGGAATTACAAAGTTCCAGACTATGTTAGAAAATTCCTTGAGGAGCAAGAGGTGGAGGAAAAGCAATGA
- a CDS encoding THUMP domain-containing protein, with protein sequence MTTLLVTVPGGREGDAALELEWALGDARVRRAKWRGVLIVKTRLEKDEALERIKEFDTTAIFKVLPLEKLVMSKKEVIMEEAFEMAKERIKETESFAVRCKRRGNWISSGKEIEIELGAKIKETLNAKVNLTNPDWYVWIEVLGKRTGISIIRPEEIIKKRVEF encoded by the coding sequence ATGACCACACTGCTTGTAACAGTACCTGGTGGAAGAGAGGGTGATGCTGCTCTCGAGCTTGAATGGGCTCTTGGAGATGCAAGAGTTAGACGTGCAAAGTGGAGAGGAGTGCTAATAGTCAAAACACGTCTCGAAAAAGATGAGGCATTGGAAAGGATAAAGGAGTTTGACACTACGGCCATTTTTAAAGTTTTACCTCTAGAGAAATTAGTCATGAGTAAAAAGGAAGTAATAATGGAAGAGGCCTTCGAAATGGCTAAAGAACGTATTAAAGAAACCGAGAGTTTTGCGGTTAGATGTAAAAGAAGGGGCAACTGGATATCCTCCGGGAAAGAAATAGAAATTGAACTTGGGGCAAAAATAAAGGAGACCCTAAACGCCAAAGTTAATCTCACTAATCCTGATTGGTACGTTTGGATAGAAGTTCTCGGAAAGCGGACTGGTATAAGCATTATTAGACCGGAGGAGATAATAAAGAAGAGGGTGGAGTTTTAA
- the queC gene encoding 7-cyano-7-deazaguanine synthase QueC has translation MKRAVVLFSGGLDSTACLYWAKKNYDEVIMLTINYGSNEERVTNKVAEFFSKELNVPLKIVRLEFLEEFSKLRGTTLVGGETPKVTAQKLENLDIAQETAKSVWVPARNVVLIAVAASLLDALGGGDIIVGFNAEEGMTFPDNTPEFVEKMNNMLKYGAMSEVKVVAPLIELDKRGIAKLLKEFGAKYEYSNSCYMPKGFTEEGKPIHCGTCESCVRRHRGLIDSIGEDRTVYRVQPRI, from the coding sequence ATGAAAAGGGCTGTAGTATTATTTAGTGGAGGTCTTGATAGTACTGCTTGCCTCTATTGGGCAAAAAAGAATTATGATGAGGTTATTATGCTCACCATAAACTATGGTAGCAATGAGGAAAGAGTTACAAATAAAGTTGCAGAGTTTTTCTCTAAAGAACTTAATGTTCCGTTAAAAATCGTCAGGCTTGAGTTTCTCGAAGAGTTTTCAAAGCTTCGTGGAACCACATTAGTAGGCGGAGAAACACCAAAAGTGACTGCTCAGAAGCTTGAAAATTTAGACATAGCACAAGAAACGGCAAAAAGCGTTTGGGTGCCTGCTAGAAACGTTGTACTTATAGCAGTAGCAGCATCTCTCTTGGATGCTCTTGGTGGTGGGGATATAATTGTGGGTTTCAATGCTGAAGAAGGCATGACATTTCCTGATAATACTCCTGAATTCGTTGAAAAAATGAACAATATGTTAAAATATGGAGCAATGAGCGAGGTAAAAGTTGTTGCACCGCTAATAGAGTTGGACAAAAGAGGAATAGCAAAACTTCTGAAAGAATTTGGTGCGAAGTATGAATACTCTAACTCATGTTACATGCCCAAAGGCTTCACAGAGGAAGGAAAGCCGATTCACTGTGGTACATGTGAGAGCTGTGTGAGGAGACATCGCGGTCTTATTGATAGTATAGGGGAAGATAGGACAGTTTATAGAGTGCAACCAAGAATCTAA
- a CDS encoding DUF99 family protein — MIRKVKSQIRIIGFDDGTFSFKSKLNRDRTILVGVIMKGSQDVMGVVTRWIEVDGKDATEKMIEAIVNSRFKDLRVIMLKGVTYAGFNVVDVVRLSKETGLPVIVVIRKKPDLQAMEKALKKHFSDAEERTSLLHKAGKIKELIPGKLYYQAVGISYEQAEEIIRLAQKSSLIPEPLRLAHMIASAVMSGESKKE; from the coding sequence ATGATAAGAAAAGTCAAATCTCAGATAAGGATCATTGGATTTGATGATGGTACTTTTTCTTTTAAATCTAAACTTAACCGAGATAGGACTATTCTGGTTGGTGTCATTATGAAAGGTTCTCAGGATGTCATGGGAGTTGTAACGCGATGGATTGAGGTTGATGGGAAAGATGCAACTGAAAAAATGATTGAGGCTATAGTCAATTCCCGTTTTAAGGATTTGAGAGTCATAATGCTAAAGGGAGTCACCTATGCAGGTTTTAATGTAGTGGATGTTGTAAGACTCAGCAAGGAGACTGGTCTGCCAGTTATAGTGGTGATAAGAAAAAAGCCTGACTTGCAGGCTATGGAAAAAGCTTTAAAGAAACATTTTTCCGATGCTGAGGAGAGAACAAGCCTCTTACACAAAGCAGGCAAAATAAAAGAGTTAATCCCTGGGAAGTTGTACTATCAGGCTGTTGGAATTTCTTATGAACAAGCCGAAGAAATAATAAGGTTAGCTCAAAAAAGTTCCTTAATTCCTGAACCTTTGAGATTAGCCCACATGATAGCGTCTGCGGTTATGAGCGGAGAATCCAAAAAGGAATAG
- the cutA gene encoding divalent-cation tolerance protein CutA, protein MILVYTTFPNWESAERITKELLERRLIACANLREHKAFYWWQGKVEEDTEVGAVLKTKVDLWSELKKTLRELHPYTIPAIIRIDVDHVNREYLDWLIEVTE, encoded by the coding sequence ATGATACTTGTTTATACAACTTTTCCTAATTGGGAGAGTGCTGAGAGAATCACAAAAGAGCTTTTGGAGAGGAGACTAATTGCATGTGCAAATCTCAGGGAGCATAAGGCTTTCTACTGGTGGCAAGGAAAAGTTGAGGAAGATACTGAAGTTGGAGCGGTCTTAAAAACGAAAGTTGATCTCTGGAGTGAACTTAAAAAGACTCTTAGGGAGCTTCATCCTTACACTATACCAGCAATAATAAGAATAGATGTTGATCATGTGAATAGGGAGTATTTAGATTGGTTGATAGAGGTTACAGAATGA
- a CDS encoding acylphosphatase produces the protein MEIVRAHLKIYGRVQGVGFRWSMQREARKLGVSGWVRNLPNGSVEAVIEGERERVEALIGWAHQGPSWARVTRVEISWETPKGEKGFRVVG, from the coding sequence ATGGAGATAGTAAGAGCACATCTAAAGATATATGGAAGGGTTCAGGGTGTAGGATTTAGATGGAGCATGCAAAGAGAGGCCAGGAAACTTGGAGTCAGTGGCTGGGTAAGGAACCTTCCTAACGGTAGTGTTGAGGCTGTGATCGAAGGAGAAAGAGAAAGAGTAGAAGCCCTCATTGGATGGGCCCATCAAGGCCCTTCATGGGCAAGAGTTACGAGAGTTGAAATCAGCTGGGAAACTCCAAAAGGAGAAAAGGGATTTAGAGTTGTGGGTTAA
- a CDS encoding regulator of amino acid metabolism, contains ACT domain protein yields MMLILDAYFKNFPARRKVAEFLFENGLSVRNSKIYLRNVEVPISELSRIIGVNRKIIYHTIEYIEKTYPLKMIFEKLNPLPSLITMAPIMGWEVLEIELEKADYSFALSELLRYLHESDVPIMEIFSRNLRQEDAKAYIVIDGTLPVDVFVKIKDIPGFKKLVLHTPEKSKERVVCSYCEVKYCPKKVAVEGLNVKN; encoded by the coding sequence ATGATGCTCATATTAGATGCTTATTTTAAGAACTTCCCAGCAAGAAGAAAAGTTGCGGAGTTTCTTTTTGAGAATGGACTGAGTGTAAGGAACAGTAAGATATATTTGAGAAATGTGGAAGTCCCAATAAGCGAACTATCCCGTATAATTGGAGTTAACAGAAAAATAATCTATCATACTATTGAGTACATAGAAAAGACCTATCCATTAAAGATGATATTTGAAAAATTAAATCCCCTCCCAAGTTTAATAACCATGGCACCAATTATGGGGTGGGAAGTATTAGAAATAGAGCTTGAAAAGGCAGATTACTCATTTGCTCTCTCCGAACTCTTGAGGTACCTTCACGAGAGTGATGTGCCGATTATGGAGATCTTTAGTAGAAATTTGAGACAAGAAGACGCCAAAGCATATATAGTCATAGATGGGACCTTACCTGTGGACGTATTTGTAAAAATAAAAGATATACCTGGGTTTAAGAAACTGGTCCTTCACACTCCCGAGAAAAGCAAGGAACGGGTAGTTTGTAGCTATTGTGAAGTAAAGTATTGTCCGAAGAAAGTTGCTGTTGAAGGGTTAAATGTGAAAAATTAA